From Entelurus aequoreus isolate RoL-2023_Sb linkage group LG22, RoL_Eaeq_v1.1, whole genome shotgun sequence, one genomic window encodes:
- the pycr1b gene encoding pyrroline-5-carboxylate reductase 1b produces the protein MSVGFIGAGQLAHALVKGFSAAGVIATHRITASSPDTDLPTVTGLRKMGVSLTTSNKETVNKSDVLFLAVKPHIIPFVLDEIGPDIEDRHLIVSCAAGVTISSIEKKLLQYRPAPKVMRCMTNTPVVVREGATVYATGTHAEVEDGKLLEQLMASVGYCTEVEEDLIDAVTGLSGSGPAYAFTALDALADGGVKMGLPRRLAVRLGAQALLGAAKMLLDSEQHPGQLKDNVCSPGGATIHALHVMESGGFRSLLINAVEASCIRTKELQFLADQERISPAAIKKTTLDKVLQQPGVTNGNGRSGLSLFNNRNSGVKKKN, from the exons ATGAGCGTCGGCTTCATTGGAGCAGGTCAGCTGGCTCATGCATTGGTGAAAGGATTCTCTGCAGCAG GTGTGATCGCTACACACAGGATCACAGCGAGCTCCCCAGACACTGACTTGCCTACTGTGACCGGCCTGAGG AAAATGGGAGTGAGCCTGACAACCAGTAACAAAGAGACAGTCAACAAGAGTGATGTGCTCTTTCTGGCTGTGAAGCCTCACATTATCCCTTTCGTTCTGGATGAGATTGGCCCAGACATCGAAGACCGCCATCTCATAGTGTCTTGTGCTGCAGGGGTCACCATCAGCTCCATTGAAAAG AAACTGCTTCAGTACCGCCCGGCTCCTAAAGTCATGAGGTGTATGACCAACACTCCAGTGGTGGTGAGAGAGGGAGCAACAGTCTACGCAACTGGTACTCATGCAGAG GTGGAGGATGGTAAGTTGCTGGAGCAGTTGATGGCCAGTGTAGGATACTGCACTGAGGTGGAGGAGGACCTCATCGACGCCGTCACCGGGCTAAGCGGCAGTGGACCCGCATAT GCGTTCACAGCACTGGATGCACTAGCAGATGGAGGAGTGAAGATGGGTCTGCCAAGGAGACTCGCTGTCCGACTCGGAGCTCAGGCCCTCTTG GGAGCAGCCAAAATGCTGCTGGACTCTGAGCAGCATCCTGGCCAGCTGAAGGACAATGTTTGCTCACCAGGTGGCGCTACCATCCATGCGCTTCATGTCATGGAGAGTGGGGGTTTCCGCAGCCTCCTCATCAATGCAGTGGAGGCCTCGTGTATCAGGACAAA GGAGCTGCAGTTTCTGGCCGACCAGGAGCGCATTTCCCCTGCAGCCATTAAGAAGACCACATTGGACAAAGTGCTGCAGCAGCCCGGCGTCACCAATGGAAACGGCCGATCAGGACTCAGCCTGTTCAACAATCGAAACTCGGGCGTAAAGAAGAAGAACTGA